The window TAATGCAATTACCAATTCAAGAGGTTTTACATTAGAAACCTGCAAGTCTAAAATAGATTTCTTTTTAAATCCCACTGAGCTTACCTCAATATTATATATACCCGGATTTAATCCATCTAAAACAAATTTGCCATCAAAATCTGATTGTGTACCAATGCTTGTCCCGGTAATTAAAATTGTACTAAAAGGTAGAGGTTCATTACTAACAGAATTTACGACATTACCGGATATTATTCCGTTTTGAGCTGCAAGTAAACTTTGAAAAGCAATAAAGAAAATTACAATATATTGTTTCATAAAATGTGTAGGAGCAGAACACAGATAACTGTGCATAGTTTAATCACTACACCAAAATTATATTTTTTATTCAGAATGCTTTCAGAAAGCGATATTCCAATCCAAGCGTATGCGACTATTTTTTTCGAGAGTGGCGTCCGGATAATTTTGTTGAATTCCCTCTAAGAAATAAGCTCTGAAAACAAGATTGTTTTTTGGGCTTAATGCATAACCTAAACGAATCTCATGACCAGCAAAATTAGAGCTCCTTGTTCCAGGTGCACTATCAAAACCCCAACGTGTCCAATCATCCTGAGCAAAGTAATCAACAACAGAATATTTTTCAATATGAGAATAATAATATCCAATTAAAAAATTGCCTTTATTAGCTAATTGCCCTGCTTCTAAGTTTATAACATAGCCAAGCGTTTCATCTTCCATGGCATTTACAGTAATATTTGAATCAGCAGAATAATCTGTAAAATTCATCATCAAATCTACGCCGATGCTTATTGGTACTTTAAGTTTTTGTGTGTATTTAGCAGCAACTGTCATTATATCATAATCAAGAGTGTAGGTTCCTGATCCATCCGGTGTATTCGATAAATTATTAAAAGCAAAAAATCCTGCTGCAACATTTATTGCAGAAGTGGATACATTCTTTTTTATATATAATTGTCCGGCAGTTAATGATCTGTCTTTACCAAAAAAATCACCTTGTGAACCAACGATATAATATCCAATGGTTGGTTTAATTTCTAATCCCGATTCTGATTTAGAAGTATAGCCAACTGTTACACCTTCGGGATTCACATCATCATCCCAAAACAATTCATTATTGGTATAAAAAGGAAAGCTGTTTTTACCGGCCCACAGGAAAAAATTCTTTGAATTATATTTAATATATGCTTTATCAAGACCAATTGGAATTGTGCCGAATTCACCGGGAGAACCTAAGGTAATATGTGGTGATTGCTGATCCAAATTATTTCCTGTGCGAATTCGCATGCCGAAATCAAAATGCTCATTGAAATTATAATTGAACCCGAATCTTGCACGGATTCGCATTCTAATCCTATCATCTTGTTCAGAACCGGATGCAGTAATTCCATTGAAATCATTTTCTAATCTGAATCGCATATCACTGTTAAAGGTGAGTTTATTATAAAATGCAGGTAAGGCGGGTTGTGGTGTTATTTCTTGTGCGTAAACACCAATAGATATAGCAAGGGTATATACTATTATAAGTATTTTCTTCATAGAATTTTTATGGTAATTTATGAGAAGTAATGAATATTAAATGGAAGTCAGGTCAATTACAAAATGACCTACAAATGCATGGCGCTCGAAAGACAATAGCAATACATGCAATTTAGTATTATCCGATTCATCAATAAACATCAATGGACCATCAATACCGATTTCATGGCTGTCGAGCCAGAAATTATTTTCATCCATTAATACAGCAAAGTATGGATTATCTGATGCAGAATTATTGAGTATGGTTTGATAATCGGAATAGAAAGAATGGTTTGAAAATCCCATGGGTTGTTGCCAGCCCTTTTGCATATTTTCAATATTTAAAACCGGTAATTTTTCTATTTGTAAACCACCAATTATAAGACGAGTTGTTAAAGAATTATCGGAGTTGCTGAATATCAGTTGCAATTCATCAGATTGACTGCCTTTTAAATTAACCGAAATGGATTTACAATATGTAACTTTAGTTAAATCACTAAATCTACTTAAATATGTAGCTCTGGGATCTGACCTTGTGTAGTAACCCGGAGAAGCGTAGGTTGCGAATTTGGTATTATCATTCAAGAAATCATTTATAGAAGTATATTCAATCGGAGAAACGATATTTTTTGCCTTTGTTAAACGCTCCCCTTTTAATGGATATAATTCGTTGTTTAAGTTTACGAATGTGGCTTCCTTTTCATAATTCACTGTACGCACATGATCTAAATTTACTTGGGCAGATTGTTCTATCTTATAATTTTTAATAATATCATTATATGCATTAATTCCAATGCCATTTTTTTCATAGAACATTGCGTCATATAATTCTTCCGGAAACTGAAACCAGCATTGATAATATAATACATCATTGTTGTTTTCTTTGGTATATAATATCATTTCCCATTCTCCCTTGCTAAGACAATTATTAGCAAGATCAAACCGTGAGATTACAGATTCTTCATTTCCACCACCTGAAAGTTTATAATAACTATTGTTGAACCTCACCTGAATTCTATTCCATTCCTGATTGAGTATTGCTAAGTTAGTTAGGTAATTATCTGCTCTGAGATATGCAGGTGCAGCTGGCACCATTTCAATCAAATTAATATTCGCTAAAAAGATAGTATCACTTATTGCATTTCCCGGATATACGGTAATATCATAATAACCTTTACTTACTTCTGTAAATTGAATACGATTGTGTGCATAGCTTCCTACTAAATTGCTGCGGAAACCTATACTATTATTATCGGGATATTGGGCATCTGTCAATACTGTGATTACTGATTCATAACTCTTTTTGTTTTCTGATCCATTTGCCGCAGAAGCAAATCCATAAACAAGACTAAATAGGATAAATGTAATAGTGATTTTCATTTGAAATATTATTTATTTGCAAAAATAGATTCACTATAAATAGGACTTCAGGGAGTTTTGTTAACTAAACTCCAATTTAATATAACAGCAATATAAATTAATTAAAAAAACCACCCGAAGGTGGCTTTTGTAAAATAAATAAGAGTGGTAATTGTTATAATTTCGTTTTCCACTCGGCAATATTCTTTGTATTCATATCAATATATGTTTTGTAATTTGCTTCTTGTGCAAGCTTTAAACTATACTCTGCTTTTTCAATTGCTTCCTTATACATTCCTTTCGCAGCATACACACGACTAAGTGTATAAACATTCCAGAATTTCGGACTCATATCCACAGATTTTTTTGCCCAAGTAAGTGCCTGATCTAAATCCATGTTATTATCCATATAATATTCTGCAGCACCTTCATAAGTGCGGTATGATCCTTCTGCTTCTGCAATAGCCGAGTTAATATTTGCTAATGCTTTTTCTTTATAATCATTTTTTAATGGAATGCTCACTTTTGTATTTTCCCAATACAAATTCAAATTCGCAGTACCATCACCAAGATCAGAAAAATCTATTGTAAATGTTTGTGTAGTAGGAATCGTAGTTGGTGTAATTTCCATGCGGGCAACATCATCTTTTATATCATAACCACCTGATCCCCAAAGTCCGGTATTTTTATTTATTATAACAGTCCAGGTTGTTTTTCCGGGAATTGTATATAATGAATATTCTCCTGCTTCCACATTTTTTCCATTGATAGCAATTGCGTCATCAAAGGATATTTTAGTAGAGGCATTTGCACCTGTGCGCCATACTTCATCTAAGGGCACGATATCACCAAATATTTTTCTTCCTTTCATTGATGGTCGGGAATAAACTACTTTCACTTTTGCAAGACCTACCATTTGTTCAGTTTCTGCCCAAGGGCTTGGTTGTGGTAATTCTTGCGCCACTAAGAGTTTCGCAGTCAGCGAAAATGTAATTGTAAGTAATAATACAATTGTTAATTTCTTCATGTTTTTTATAATTTATGTTTAATAATTTGCAAACAAAATGGATAGCCTTTTGTTTTACAGGCCTCGAAAATAATGAATATACTTTTATTAATAATAGGATTAGTGCTCGTGGTTATTGGATCTAACTGGATGGTGGATGGCGCTTCATCACTTGCAAAAAAGTTAGATGTTTCTGATTTAGTAATTGGATTAACGATAGTTTCATTTGGAACTTCAGCACCGGAATTAGTGATAAATATTTTTGCATCATCCCGAGGAAGTGCTGATCTGGCAATTGGTAATGTGCTGGGTTCCAACATTTTTAATACGTTGGCAATTTTAGGAGTTGCTGCAATTATTTTTCCCATCTCAGTTCAAATAAATACCCTTTCAAAAGAGATTCCTCTGAGCTTATTAGCATTGGTCGTTTTATATGTGTTGGCAAATGATAGAATTATTGATGGAAATTCATTTTCAATTATTAGCCATTCCGACGGAATAATTTTACTTTCTTTTTTTGCAATATTCCTTTATTACTCTTTCATATTAGCAAAACAATCTACCAATGATACAATGGTTGTAAAAATATTTCCACTTTGGAAAAGCACTATTTACATAATAATTGGAATTGCCGCATTAGTTTTTGGAGGAAAATTTATGGTGGACGGTGCATCCAATATTGCAAGGAATTTAGGTGTAAGTGAATCTATTATCGGCTTAACTATTCTTGCAATAGGATCATCAATTCCGGAACTTGCTACTTCGGCAATGGCAGCATATCGCAAAAATTCGGATATTGCAATTGGCAATGTGGTGGGCTCCAATATCTTTAATGTATTTTTTATTTTAGGCGTTAGTTCATTAATAAAACCTTTGCCATTTAGTACCAATTCCAATATAGATTTATTGTTTGCAATTGCTATCACTATCTTATTATTCTTCTTCATTTATTTATATCGAGAGAACCAACTCATTCGCAAACATGGTATTGCATTTATTGTCATTTATATGGCATATATATCTTATCTAATTTTCTTCGAAGTCTGATTTTAAACATTTCACTTATGCATCTGTTGAGCAAAGTATATAATGATAGAATTTAATAAATTAAAAGATAAATTGAATGCGATATTATTTATATCCGCATTGTATTTTATTTTATGGGGAATATTAGTTTTAGTTGTTCCTAATTTGATGCAATTTATTTTAATCAAATCTAATTCAACTTCCATGATTTTTTGGGACATGGTAAGTATTACAACACTTATTCTTGGATTTGCTTTACTCATCGCTGCATTTGATCCGTATAAAAATTGGTTGATATTGTTAATCAATTTGTTATTCCATTTAAGTATTGTTTTCGGGTTTGTAATTGGTTATTATCAAAATATTTTTTCTATAGATTACTTGCCATTTGTTTTATTAAATCATGTACCCTGGGTGATTCCTTTAATTATTGGTTTACGTGCCACTTATCATCGCAATTATTTTTCTGATAGCACGCTTATGGAAACATTCAGCACAGATTCTTATCCTTTAGAAATATTTGATACAATTAAGGGTGAGAATTTATTGGCGATAAGTAATAAATCACCAACACTTATGGTATTCCTTCGTCACTTCGGTTGTCCGTTTTGCCAGGAGACTTTATTATATATGAGTGAGCATAAACATTTGATTGAAGAAAAAGGAATTCGGTTACTGTTAGTATATATGACGGAACCCCAAGTTGCAGCGGAATATCTGGAACATTTTAATTTACAAGATGTAGATCAAATCAGTGATCCTGAAAGTATGCTTTACAAACGATTCAAATTACATCGGGGTAAATTTCTTCAGCTATTAGGAATTAAAGTGATTACACGATGGATATGGCTTGCATTTTCCAAGCGTATTGTTTTTAATGGTGTGGATGGTGATATCTATCAAATGCCGGGATTATTTCTTTTACATAAAGGAAAAATTGTAAAACAATATAAATATCACAGCTCTGCGGATACGCCAGATTACAATCAAATGTTGGATTACTCATTGTAATTCCATCACACAGGAATCGGAAAGCTTAAATTTGCATAACTGGCAAATGCATGGCTAACTCCAATACATACGATTATCGTTTATTTATTCGAAAGAATATTTTAATTGTAGTGGACACATTGCTCATCCTACTTTCTTTATTTCTATATCTGCGTTTTTTCCATCCTACTGCTTTTGAAAGTTATTACACTTTCACTGATAATGTTATTTGGACACTTGCTATTGTGATACTCTGGTATTTTTATGCTGCTATCTTTGATATGTATAAAATCTCTCGCTTAAATAAAACTGCGGAGATAATTAAGAATACAATTATTACTGCAACACTTACCGGCATCACTTACATTTTTATTCCTTACATCAGCCCTACATTACCATTAAACAGAATGCCTGCTTTTGTGCTGATAGGTACAATGGTAATTTTGTTATTAATCTGGCGTGTGGTGTATTCGCTTGTGTTTCAACATCCCATTCTTGTAAAACGGGCATTAGTAATTGGTGCTGGTTGGACAGGCAGAGAGTTAGTAAAAACATTAACTCAAAATGAAAAAATATATCATAACACCGGATATTATTTTTTTGGTTTTATTGATGATGATGCAGAAAAACAACAACGCACCATTGATAATTTAAAAGTGTTGGGCGGTAGCAATATGTTATACAAATTTGTGCGGCGATTAAAAATTAATGAACTTATTATGGCAATCCCCGAGCATGAAAGTTTAAAGAGTCAGTTGGTGGGGGCATTGGTAGATTGCGAAAATTATGGAACACATGTTTCCTATGCCTTTGATATTTATGAAGAGCAAACAGGTAAAGTAATGGTGAAATTCAGGAACAATGAATATTATCTTGCGAATCCATATCGTATCATTCAAAGTAATGCATTTTATACAGTTACCAATCGTATTATAAATGTTATCTGTGGAATTATTGCAGGTGTAATTTTTATTCCTATAGCGTTTATGATTTATGTATTAAATCTTTTAGCAAGCAGAGGCTCTTTGTTTTATTCTCAGGAAAGAGTGGGCAAAAATGGCTCTGTTTTTACAATATTTAAGTTCCGTACGATGATACCTGATGCGGAAATAAATTCAGGACCTCAGTTTGCTTCGCTCAATGATCCTCGTATAACAAAGATTGGAAGATGGCTGCGCAAAACAAGATTGGATGAATTGCCGCAGTTTTGGAATATTTTAAAAGGTGAAATGAATTTAATTGGACCCAGACCTGAACGTAAAATATTTGTAGATGCATTATCACAAACAATTCCTTTTTTTAAATTGCGCAATGCAGTGAAGCCCGGGCTAACAGGTTGGGCTCAGGTGAATCATAAATACGCTTCCGACAGTGAAGATTCGCTGATTAAATTGCAATATGATTTATACTACATTAAACACCGTTCATTCACTCTTGATCTTTGGATTGTATTGCGCACTATTGGTGTAGTAATAAAATTTAAAGGCACTTAATTATATATTTACAGATTAATAAGTGCATTTGAAAAATCGTTTGGCAAATATATTTCCCGACACTTCCTTTATTTATAAAGTATTTTATTTTTTTGTGTTTGCAACAATTCTCGTATTGCCTTTTCATAAAATATTTGCTTCCTTTCCGCTCACTTTTGCTGGCATGGCCGGTGTAATTGCACTGCTGTTTTCAGGTGGAGTTAAGTCGGGTAATCGCAATCCGGAAATGTTATTATGGTGTTTGATATTTTTTGCATTTCTTCCCGGTTTTTTTATTGCAAACGATCAATCACTTGCATGGAAGGATGTGTCGGGAAAGTTATATCTGTTTGCTACTCCTTTATTATTTTTCTTTTTAAAACCTCCCGGCGAAAAGTTATTTCGCAGAATGCTTCGCTTGTTTGTTTTTTCATGTCTTGTTTTTATTCTTGTTTCAATTGTTATTGCAATCTTAAATTATTTAATGCATGGCGTTTCTCATTTTTTCTATAAAGAATTAGTGAGGTTCACTACAATGCATCCTTCTTATATTGGTATGTATATCAACTTCGCTATCGTAATTACCGGGATTGATTTTTTTAGAAATAATTCTAAACTTGAAAAAAAGCAGAGGATATTTTATTTAATTGCTTTGGCAATTATGTTTGTTTACTTATTAATACTTACTGCAAAAACTGCAATTCTGAT of the Bacteroidota bacterium genome contains:
- a CDS encoding redoxin domain-containing protein is translated as MIEFNKLKDKLNAILFISALYFILWGILVLVVPNLMQFILIKSNSTSMIFWDMVSITTLILGFALLIAAFDPYKNWLILLINLLFHLSIVFGFVIGYYQNIFSIDYLPFVLLNHVPWVIPLIIGLRATYHRNYFSDSTLMETFSTDSYPLEIFDTIKGENLLAISNKSPTLMVFLRHFGCPFCQETLLYMSEHKHLIEEKGIRLLLVYMTEPQVAAEYLEHFNLQDVDQISDPESMLYKRFKLHRGKFLQLLGIKVITRWIWLAFSKRIVFNGVDGDIYQMPGLFLLHKGKIVKQYKYHSSADTPDYNQMLDYSL
- a CDS encoding sugar transferase; translation: MANSNTYDYRLFIRKNILIVVDTLLILLSLFLYLRFFHPTAFESYYTFTDNVIWTLAIVILWYFYAAIFDMYKISRLNKTAEIIKNTIITATLTGITYIFIPYISPTLPLNRMPAFVLIGTMVILLLIWRVVYSLVFQHPILVKRALVIGAGWTGRELVKTLTQNEKIYHNTGYYFFGFIDDDAEKQQRTIDNLKVLGGSNMLYKFVRRLKINELIMAIPEHESLKSQLVGALVDCENYGTHVSYAFDIYEEQTGKVMVKFRNNEYYLANPYRIIQSNAFYTVTNRIINVICGIIAGVIFIPIAFMIYVLNLLASRGSLFYSQERVGKNGSVFTIFKFRTMIPDAEINSGPQFASLNDPRITKIGRWLRKTRLDELPQFWNILKGEMNLIGPRPERKIFVDALSQTIPFFKLRNAVKPGLTGWAQVNHKYASDSEDSLIKLQYDLYYIKHRSFTLDLWIVLRTIGVVIKFKGT
- a CDS encoding O-antigen ligase family protein gives rise to the protein MANIFPDTSFIYKVFYFFVFATILVLPFHKIFASFPLTFAGMAGVIALLFSGGVKSGNRNPEMLLWCLIFFAFLPGFFIANDQSLAWKDVSGKLYLFATPLLFFFLKPPGEKLFRRMLRLFVFSCLVFILVSIVIAILNYLMHGVSHFFYKELVRFTTMHPSYIGMYINFAIVITGIDFFRNNSKLEKKQRIFYLIALAIMFVYLLILTAKTAILIGGISLIWMFVYWGKKQGKFKLAITYLILALVLLSAIALSNKDIRTRVGMLFNYNEVNYDNSVLSRQYQWLSAWQLINDSNWQGVGADVSTDKLVEYYAKNNFQKGVDERYNTHNQYLQLVVDGGWPALLMFCIALAALLHVAYWSRRYMLFFFLLILSISILTECMFETLSGILFFALFGPLLIWEKPSKKA
- a CDS encoding calcium/sodium antiporter gives rise to the protein MNILLLIIGLVLVVIGSNWMVDGASSLAKKLDVSDLVIGLTIVSFGTSAPELVINIFASSRGSADLAIGNVLGSNIFNTLAILGVAAIIFPISVQINTLSKEIPLSLLALVVLYVLANDRIIDGNSFSIISHSDGIILLSFFAIFLYYSFILAKQSTNDTMVVKIFPLWKSTIYIIIGIAALVFGGKFMVDGASNIARNLGVSESIIGLTILAIGSSIPELATSAMAAYRKNSDIAIGNVVGSNIFNVFFILGVSSLIKPLPFSTNSNIDLLFAIAITILLFFFIYLYRENQLIRKHGIAFIVIYMAYISYLIFFEV
- a CDS encoding DUF2911 domain-containing protein; this encodes MKKLTIVLLLTITFSLTAKLLVAQELPQPSPWAETEQMVGLAKVKVVYSRPSMKGRKIFGDIVPLDEVWRTGANASTKISFDDAIAINGKNVEAGEYSLYTIPGKTTWTVIINKNTGLWGSGGYDIKDDVARMEITPTTIPTTQTFTIDFSDLGDGTANLNLYWENTKVSIPLKNDYKEKALANINSAIAEAEGSYRTYEGAAEYYMDNNMDLDQALTWAKKSVDMSPKFWNVYTLSRVYAAKGMYKEAIEKAEYSLKLAQEANYKTYIDMNTKNIAEWKTKL
- a CDS encoding putative porin codes for the protein MKKILIIVYTLAISIGVYAQEITPQPALPAFYNKLTFNSDMRFRLENDFNGITASGSEQDDRIRMRIRARFGFNYNFNEHFDFGMRIRTGNNLDQQSPHITLGSPGEFGTIPIGLDKAYIKYNSKNFFLWAGKNSFPFYTNNELFWDDDVNPEGVTVGYTSKSESGLEIKPTIGYYIVGSQGDFFGKDRSLTAGQLYIKKNVSTSAINVAAGFFAFNNLSNTPDGSGTYTLDYDIMTVAAKYTQKLKVPISIGVDLMMNFTDYSADSNITVNAMEDETLGYVINLEAGQLANKGNFLIGYYYSHIEKYSVVDYFAQDDWTRWGFDSAPGTRSSNFAGHEIRLGYALSPKNNLVFRAYFLEGIQQNYPDATLEKNSRIRLDWNIAF